A region from the Musa acuminata AAA Group cultivar baxijiao chromosome BXJ1-10, Cavendish_Baxijiao_AAA, whole genome shotgun sequence genome encodes:
- the LOC135594772 gene encoding large ribosomal subunit protein uL10c-like: MTIAPARVNFGLVHSMRLGLSVLFMGSTSSDNGTVSKNTLVSDAVEGTPRSAIRPCLESTNAWLFVHSEAISEALKRYRAFQRERKLEDNDSMGAVFEGRFYGPDEFRSTDTMPSRAELFGKILCALQSLAVCAARRFAPRLTQSTQRTHLDIHEFTNLTLKKY, encoded by the exons ATGACGATAGCTCCTGCCAGGGTGAACTTTGGACTTGTCCACAGCATGAGGTTGGGCCTCTCTGTTCTTTTTATGGGATCAACTTCTTCTGACAATGG CACCGTCTCCAAGAACACCCTCGTCAGCGACGCCGTCGAGGGCACCCCCCGGAGTGCCATCCGCCCCTGCCTCGAGAGCACGAACGCCTGGCTCTTCGTCCACTCCGAGGCGATCTCCGAGGCCCTCAAACGCTACCGCGCCTTCCAGCGCGAGCGCAAGCTCGAGGACAACGACTCCATGGGCGCCGTCTTCGAAGGCCGCTTCTACGGCCCCGACGAGTTCAGGTCCACTGATACCATGCCCAGCCGCGCCGAGCTCTTCGGCAAGATCCTATGTGCCCTGCAGAGCCTCGCCGTCTGCGCCGCTCGACGTTTCGCGCCCAGACTCACTCAATCGACCCAAAGGACCCATTTGGACATACATGAATTTACCAATCTaaccttaaaaaaatattaa
- the LOC135595598 gene encoding arogenate dehydratase/prephenate dehydratase 2, chloroplastic-like: protein MNSTPFTRTPSFKPRFGTEGGRISNGNKQPTRVAVRPRPIALAMASDHGGGGAAAADGGINNAAGLGLRASLEETTADVACKDSQSLPRPLSISDVSGSVNGSRFRVAYQGLPGAYSEAAAAKAYPNCEAVPCEQFDTAFDAVEHWLVDRAVLPIENSLGGSIHRNYDLLLRHNLHIVGEVKYAVRHCLLANHGVKKEDLKRVLSHPQALAQCETMLAKLGVVRESVDDTAGAANFIATRKLQDAGAVASSLAAEIYGLDILARDIQDDSDNITRFLMLAREPIIPVIDRPFKTSIVFSLEEGPGVLFKALAVFALRDINLTKIESRPRKNKPLRITDDGSNGPLKYFDYLFYVDFEASMASHNAQNALRHLKEFATFLKVLGSYPRDMSEA, encoded by the exons ATGAATTCTACCCCGTTCACTCGCACTCCATCGTTCAAACCGCGGTTCGGGACGGAGGGCGGCCGGATATCCAACGGAAATAAGCAGCCTACCCGGGTCGCCGTTCGGCCGCGCCCGATCGCCCTCGCGATGGCATCGGACCATGGCGGGGgaggcgccgccgccgccgatggCGGTATCAACAACGCCGCGGGTCTCGGGCTTAGGGCGTCGCTGGAGGAGACCACTGCCGACGTCGCCTGCAAGGATTCCCAGTCTCTGCCTC GGCCTCTATCCATATCTGATGTCTCTGGTTCGGTTAATGGATCGAGATTTCGCGTTGCGTACCAG GGGCTCCCGGGTGCATACAGTGAAGCTGCGGCAGCCAAGGCGTATCCAAACTGTGAAGCGGTTCCATGCGAGCAGTTTGATACTGCCTTTGAT GCTGTTGAACATTGGCTTGTTGATCGGGCAGTTCTACCTATTGAAAATTCACTAGGTGGTAGCATCCATCGCAATTATGACCTTTTACTTCGCCATAATTTGCACATTGTCGGGGAAGTAAAATATGCAGTTCGGCATTGTTTGCTAGCTAATCATGgagtgaaaaaggaagatctgAAAAGAGTTCTCAGCCATCCTCAG gCCCTTGCACAGTGTGAGACTATGCTTGCAAAATTAGGGGTTGTCAGAGAATCTGTAGATGACACAGCGGGAGCTGCAAAT TTTATTGCTACCCGCAAACTCCAAGATGCAGGGGCTGTTGCCAGTTCATTAGCCGCTGAAATATATGGACTGGATATCCTTGCCCGAGATATTCAG GATGACTCCGACAATATTACTAGATTCCTGATGCTAGCACGGGAACCCATTATTCCAGTAATTGATAGACCTTTTAAG ACAAGCATAGTTTTTTCTCTCGAAGAAGGCCCGGGTGTGCTTTTCAAGGCACTTGCTGTTTTTGCTTTGAGGGATATCAACCTTACAAAG ATTGAAAGTCGTCCCAGGAAGAATAAGCCATTACGCATAACTGACGATGGCAGCAATGGACCTTTAAA GTATTTCGACTATCTCTTCTACGTAGATTTTGAAGCATCAATGGCTTCACACAATGCCCAAAATGCCCTTAGGCACCTGAAG GAATTTGCGACATTCTTGAAAGTCTTGGGGAGTTATCCTAGGGACATGAGTGAGGCATGA